The Pecten maximus chromosome 12, xPecMax1.1, whole genome shotgun sequence genome includes a region encoding these proteins:
- the LOC117339246 gene encoding probable serine/threonine-protein kinase clkA, with protein MELKARSKNNDTEPNDSKRSFGGYNNGYGNGYGNMYGNMDWNMFNGQGNNFDMGYYYKYMPKFMYYMQDVIQMQNMFIEFHTNQYILRYQFGDDNNMYDWEENMGFMFQVSQNMYKFGYENNWWQQYDNNRGYFGFNNFNNNGWNNNNNWNNNNNNGWNNNNNWNNNGWNNNRWNNGNQEGFDGFNNEFNNFDKK; from the exons ATGGAACTGAAAGCAAGGTCAAAGAACAATGACACCGAACCAAACGACTCAAAACGCTCTTTTGGTGGATATAACAACGGTTACGGCAACGGTTACGGCAACATGTACGGCAACATGGACTGGAACATGTTCAATGGCCAGGGCAACAACTTTGACATGGGTTACTACTACAAATACATGCCGAAATTCATGTACTACATGCAAg ATGTCATCCAGATGCAGAACATGTTCATTG AGTTCCATACCAACCAGTACATTCTGA GATACCAGTTCGGAGATGATAACAACATGTATGACTGGGAAGAAAACATGG GCTTTATGTTCCAAGTCTCCCAAAACATGTACAAGTTTGGATatg aaaacaaCTGGTGGCAGCAGTATGACAACAACagag gATATTTTGGATTCAACAACTTCAACAACAATGGAtggaacaacaacaacaactggaacaacaacaacaacaatggatggaacaacaacaacaactggAACAACAATGGATGGAACAACAACAGATGGAACAATGGTAATCAAG aaGGATTCGATGGCTTCAACAACGAATTCAACAACTTCGATAAGAAGTAG
- the LOC117339245 gene encoding putative mediator of RNA polymerase II transcription subunit 26, whose amino-acid sequence MMLKAALLVCLCGLAVEAFSLSSKLEALAKLKANGKSSPQDFLKHMRESNQRSTNKDSDAESKHTQRSFDGYNNGYGNGYGNMYGNMDRNMFNGEGNNFDMDYYYKYMPKFMYYMQDTVQMQRMFMEFHTNQYILRYQFGDDNNMYDWDENMGFMFQVSQNMYQYARANNWWQQYDNNRGYFGFNNFNNFNNYGDRWNNEGFGGFNNEFNNFEKK is encoded by the exons ATGATGTTGAAAGCAGCTCTCCTTGTGTGCCTTTGTGGACTGGCCGTTGAAGCCTTCAGTCTCAGCAGCAAACTGGAGGCGTTAGCTAAACTCAAG GCAAATGGCAAATCAAGCCCTCAGGATTTCCTGAAACATATGAGAGAATCAAATCAAAGGTCAACCAACAAGGACAGCGATGCCGAGTCAAAACACACACAGCGATCATTTGATGGATACAATAACGGTTACGGCAACGGTTACGGCAACATGTACGGCAACATGGACCGGAACATGTTCAACGGCGAGGGCAACAACTTTGACATGGATTACTACTACAAATACATGCCGAAATTCATGTACTACATGCAAg ATACCGTCCAGATGCAGAGGATGTTCATGG AGTTCCATACCAACCAGTACATTCTGA GATACCAGTTCGGAGATGATAACAACATGTATGATTGGGATGAAAACATGG GCTTCATGTTCCAAGTTTCCCAAAACATGTACCAGTACGCAAGAG CAAACAACTGGTGGCAACAGTATGACAACAACAGAG GCTATTTCGGATTCAACAACTTCAACAACTTCAACAACTATGGTGATAGGTGGAACAACG AAGGATTCGGTGGCTTCAACAACGAATTCAACAACTTCGAGAAGAAGTAA